A window from Luteibacter flocculans encodes these proteins:
- a CDS encoding efflux transporter outer membrane subunit, whose translation MKSILRSTALFTALVLAGCASVGPDYQAPKETPVTLIGVDAAHQDSASFQAQWWKQFGDPTLDALIVRAAKNAPDLKIAVARLAQARAALGTAKSQQIPDIETGVSYQRSRQQQPGFSDQRQTVTAYQAGFDASWELDLFGGIRRSVEAARADAAAGEASLRDAQVTLFAEVARNYFDLRGTQLRIDVAKRDIANQRDSLKVIAARVDVGTGAEQDLASAKARLAAVEAQLPVLETQASADQFRLAVLLGQRPGELDIDLSPASFKPIDAALAIGGADEVLQRRPDIRIAERELAAANARIGVAKADYFPHISLGGFIGFLAGRSNNFGGPDSRAWSIAPSISWSGLNVQRVRSGVKGAEARADEARAIYDRTVLTALEDVDNSLVAFNRQRDRVEKLLVQATESRRAAALAKLRYDAGRTDYLELLDAERTQLAAEDQLAEAEAGINLRAVQLYKALGGGWQACGDEACNEVAKVP comes from the coding sequence ATGAAAAGCATTCTTCGTTCCACTGCCTTGTTCACGGCACTCGTGCTCGCGGGTTGCGCGAGCGTGGGGCCCGACTATCAGGCACCGAAGGAAACGCCGGTGACGCTGATCGGCGTCGACGCCGCTCACCAGGACAGCGCGAGCTTCCAGGCACAGTGGTGGAAGCAGTTCGGCGATCCCACGCTCGATGCGTTGATCGTTCGCGCGGCAAAGAACGCACCCGATCTGAAGATTGCGGTGGCGCGCCTGGCGCAGGCGCGTGCCGCGCTGGGTACGGCGAAGTCGCAGCAGATTCCCGACATCGAAACCGGCGTGTCGTACCAGCGCAGCCGCCAGCAGCAGCCCGGCTTCAGTGATCAACGGCAGACGGTGACCGCGTACCAGGCCGGTTTCGACGCGTCGTGGGAACTGGACCTGTTCGGCGGCATCCGACGCTCGGTGGAAGCCGCGCGTGCCGACGCCGCTGCGGGTGAAGCCTCGCTGCGCGATGCGCAAGTCACGTTGTTTGCCGAAGTGGCACGCAACTACTTCGACCTGCGCGGTACGCAACTGCGCATCGACGTGGCGAAGCGTGACATCGCCAACCAGCGGGATTCGTTGAAGGTCATCGCCGCACGCGTCGACGTCGGTACCGGCGCGGAGCAGGATCTCGCCAGCGCCAAGGCACGGCTGGCCGCGGTCGAAGCACAGCTGCCCGTGTTGGAGACGCAGGCCAGCGCCGACCAGTTCCGCCTAGCGGTGTTGCTCGGCCAGCGCCCCGGCGAATTGGACATCGACCTGTCCCCGGCCTCGTTCAAGCCGATCGACGCGGCACTCGCCATCGGCGGCGCGGATGAAGTGCTGCAACGTCGTCCGGACATCCGCATCGCCGAACGCGAACTGGCCGCTGCCAATGCGCGCATCGGCGTGGCGAAGGCGGATTACTTCCCGCATATCTCACTCGGTGGCTTCATCGGTTTTCTTGCCGGACGCAGTAATAACTTTGGGGGTCCCGATTCGCGCGCGTGGTCGATCGCACCCAGCATTTCGTGGTCCGGTTTGAACGTACAACGCGTACGTTCGGGCGTGAAGGGCGCGGAAGCACGCGCCGACGAGGCCCGTGCAATCTACGACCGCACGGTGCTCACCGCGCTCGAAGATGTCGACAATTCGCTCGTGGCGTTCAATCGCCAGCGCGATCGCGTGGAGAAGCTGCTCGTCCAAGCAACGGAGAGTCGCCGCGCGGCGGCGCTTGCCAAGCTTCGCTACGACGCAGGCCGCACGGATTACCTCGAATTGCTCGATGCCGAACGCACCCAGCTCGCGGCCGAAGACCAGCTTGCCGAAGCGGAAGCCGGCATCAACCTGCGTGCCGTGCAGTTGTACAAGGCGCTCGGCGGCGGCTGGCAGGCCTGCGGTGACGAAGCCTGCAACGAGGTGGCGAAGGTGCCATGA
- a CDS encoding SDR family NAD(P)-dependent oxidoreductase: MSTAKVHRLPVQAKRNRAVALEPPLTQRVALVSGANRGIGLEVSRQLASLGVTVFMGMREPGKGEKAARSIRQAGGDAHALRLDVTKQDDIDRAIAHIAEHSGRLDILVNNAGGYFDAEGHPSVLDLDAIRGAMEVNLIGAWSLTSAALPLMKRHGYGRVVNISSECAVRAMCGENSPAYRVSKAALNAYTQVLARELNGSGILVNAVCPGWTATALGGSGGRPAAESAEGIVWAALLAEREASTGGFFRDRMKIAW; the protein is encoded by the coding sequence ATGAGCACGGCGAAGGTTCACCGCCTGCCGGTGCAGGCGAAGCGAAACCGTGCGGTCGCGTTGGAACCGCCGCTCACCCAGCGCGTAGCGCTGGTGAGCGGCGCCAATCGCGGTATCGGTCTCGAGGTGTCGCGCCAGCTCGCCTCTCTCGGCGTCACGGTATTCATGGGCATGCGTGAGCCTGGCAAGGGCGAAAAGGCGGCGCGTTCCATTCGCCAAGCCGGTGGGGACGCGCACGCGCTGCGGCTCGACGTCACGAAGCAAGACGACATCGATCGCGCCATCGCACATATCGCCGAGCATTCCGGCCGCCTCGACATCCTCGTGAACAATGCCGGCGGATACTTCGACGCCGAGGGACATCCCTCGGTACTCGATCTCGATGCCATTCGCGGCGCCATGGAAGTGAACCTCATCGGTGCGTGGAGCCTCACTTCTGCCGCCCTCCCGTTGATGAAGCGGCATGGGTACGGCCGCGTGGTGAACATCTCCAGCGAATGCGCCGTGCGCGCGATGTGCGGCGAGAACAGCCCCGCCTACCGCGTATCGAAAGCGGCGTTGAACGCGTACACCCAGGTGCTCGCGCGCGAACTCAACGGCAGCGGCATCCTGGTCAACGCGGTCTGCCCTGGCTGGACGGCAACGGCACTCGGTGGGAGCGGTGGCAGGCCGGCAGCGGAAAGTGCGGAGGGCATCGTATGGGCTGCATTACTCGCGGAGCGCGAAGCATCGACGGGCGGGTTCTTTCGCGACCGCATGAAGATCGCCTGGTAG
- a CDS encoding AI-2E family transporter — protein MPSSLPTPLPSAAAPGVAVSTLPKRLRRKPGSSRSTRRISRHLRSIRVSLTGIILLALVYTVAIGKSLLVPLVLAGFIGLALNPIVAAAARVRIPRWLAAVTVMVLLGVGLVSAIVTLSTPALNWFHDAPAAMRTFAPKIKPMTQQIEAASRATQNLVGGAAPRNAPQTASTLAFTMWDIVAGAPKVLASVLTVALLVFFFLVYGDEILRRAVEISPTFSYKRHTVSIVRSIQTEVSSYLLLTAAINVTLGLITAGMLYLYDVPDPLLWGTVATVANFIPYVGAITTTTVLAIVGVLHFQELGTALLPAATFAGITAVEGNLITPMLQGRRSRLSPVAILLWLLIWGWLWGIPGALLAVPMLTCAKLITLKLRGWQWFAHIVSR, from the coding sequence ATGCCAAGCTCGCTCCCCACGCCGCTGCCCTCAGCGGCGGCACCCGGTGTGGCGGTATCCACACTTCCGAAGCGATTGCGCCGCAAGCCGGGCAGCAGCCGCAGTACGCGTCGCATCTCGCGCCATCTTCGATCGATCCGTGTCTCCCTGACCGGCATCATCCTGCTGGCCCTGGTCTATACCGTCGCCATCGGCAAATCGCTTCTGGTGCCGCTGGTGCTCGCCGGGTTCATTGGTCTGGCGCTCAATCCCATCGTGGCCGCTGCCGCGCGCGTGCGTATTCCGCGTTGGCTGGCAGCCGTCACCGTAATGGTGTTGCTCGGGGTCGGGCTGGTTTCTGCCATCGTCACGCTGTCGACCCCCGCCCTCAACTGGTTTCACGACGCGCCCGCAGCGATGCGTACGTTCGCGCCCAAGATCAAGCCGATGACGCAGCAGATCGAGGCCGCGAGTCGGGCAACGCAGAACCTGGTCGGCGGTGCGGCCCCGCGTAACGCACCGCAAACGGCCAGTACGCTCGCCTTTACGATGTGGGACATCGTGGCGGGTGCGCCCAAGGTGCTTGCCAGCGTGCTTACCGTGGCACTGCTGGTGTTCTTCTTTCTCGTCTACGGCGACGAGATCCTGCGCCGAGCCGTCGAAATATCGCCCACCTTCTCGTACAAGCGACACACCGTAAGCATCGTTCGCAGTATTCAGACGGAAGTGTCGAGCTATCTGCTGCTTACCGCAGCCATCAACGTCACGTTGGGCCTCATCACCGCGGGCATGCTCTACCTGTACGACGTACCGGACCCGTTGCTATGGGGCACGGTCGCCACCGTCGCCAACTTCATTCCGTACGTCGGTGCCATCACCACGACCACGGTGCTTGCGATCGTGGGTGTGCTGCATTTCCAGGAACTCGGCACCGCGTTGCTCCCCGCTGCGACGTTCGCAGGCATCACGGCCGTGGAAGGCAATCTGATCACGCCGATGTTGCAAGGCCGACGCTCGCGGCTCAGCCCCGTGGCGATCCTTCTCTGGCTGCTGATCTGGGGCTGGCTGTGGGGGATTCCCGGCGCCTTGCTTGCTGTCCCGATGCTCACCTGCGCGAAACTGATTACCTTGAAGTTGCGCGGTTGGCAGTGGTTCGCGCACATCGTGTCGCGTTGA
- a CDS encoding phage holin family protein produces the protein MLDDGPSGRDGMDGATPNDEASPRSAKPVMPSWVDDLRSLGAGLKDLFAAQWSLFTAEMGLARSGIVMMLFMGLAAIVFAVALGFTLLALAGWGLAQWFGSWAWALTALAGLQLVLLIVAILTFRRAMHWLTLPATRSELATLAREAATRGKAESEQAGD, from the coding sequence ATGCTGGACGACGGTCCCTCGGGGCGAGACGGTATGGACGGGGCGACGCCAAATGACGAGGCGTCGCCCCGTTCCGCTAAGCCGGTCATGCCTTCATGGGTTGACGATCTCCGGAGCCTCGGCGCCGGACTGAAAGACCTCTTTGCGGCGCAGTGGAGCCTCTTCACCGCCGAGATGGGCCTGGCGCGTAGCGGCATCGTCATGATGCTGTTCATGGGCCTGGCCGCCATCGTGTTCGCGGTGGCGCTGGGCTTTACCCTGCTCGCTCTGGCGGGCTGGGGTCTGGCGCAATGGTTTGGCTCGTGGGCCTGGGCGCTGACCGCGCTCGCCGGCCTGCAACTTGTTCTGTTGATCGTCGCCATCCTCACGTTTCGCCGCGCGATGCATTGGCTTACGCTGCCTGCCACGCGCTCCGAACTTGCGACGCTGGCACGTGAAGCGGCCACGCGCGGCAAAGCGGAAAGTGAACAGGCGGGGGACTGA
- a CDS encoding DUF883 family protein encodes MNKPVDHVANAATAAANTVSAAERIDARAERVKEATSDAVGRTKDAVERAADKVEHTLHNATDKAAHGATRAAEKAEEAKLRGKEAYGEAVEKVDDWLDTARDYVREKPVQSIALAIAAGWLAGRIFRN; translated from the coding sequence ATGAACAAGCCCGTCGATCATGTCGCCAACGCTGCGACCGCCGCCGCCAACACCGTATCGGCCGCCGAGCGCATTGACGCACGCGCCGAGCGAGTGAAGGAAGCCACCTCCGACGCCGTCGGTCGCACCAAGGACGCCGTCGAGCGTGCTGCCGACAAGGTGGAGCACACCCTCCACAACGCTACGGACAAAGCGGCACACGGTGCCACGCGTGCTGCCGAAAAAGCCGAAGAAGCCAAGCTGCGTGGTAAAGAGGCCTACGGCGAAGCGGTAGAGAAGGTCGACGACTGGCTCGACACCGCCCGCGATTACGTGCGTGAGAAGCCGGTCCAGTCCATTGCACTGGCGATCGCCGCGGGCTGGCTCGCCGGCCGCATTTTCCGCAACTGA
- a CDS encoding DUF1328 domain-containing protein has product MLHYALVFLVIAIIAAVFGFGGIAGTAAGIAKILFVIFLILAIISFFRGRSV; this is encoded by the coding sequence ATGCTGCACTATGCCCTCGTTTTTCTCGTCATTGCGATCATTGCCGCCGTGTTCGGTTTCGGTGGCATCGCGGGTACGGCAGCCGGCATTGCGAAGATCCTGTTCGTCATCTTCCTGATCCTGGCGATCATCTCGTTCTTCCGGGGCCGCAGCGTATAG
- a CDS encoding YbhB/YbcL family Raf kinase inhibitor-like protein, whose protein sequence is MRLKSDSIEHGKPIPAAYAFMEVAEPASGDRIRPAGNITPHLAWTEVPATAKSFAIAVIDTDVPSKPDDVNVEGREVRRDLPRVEFVHWLMANIPLECRELAEGACGEGIVPRGKKAPVGPPGSVQGLNDYTGWFKGDRDMEGHYHGYDGPCPPWNDTIPHHYHFHVYALDVDHVPLENGFSLQELRDVIEGHVVAEAKITGTYSLNPKVNA, encoded by the coding sequence ATGCGACTCAAGAGCGACAGCATCGAACACGGTAAGCCGATCCCCGCGGCTTACGCTTTCATGGAAGTGGCCGAGCCGGCCAGCGGCGACCGCATCCGGCCCGCCGGCAACATCACGCCACACCTCGCGTGGACGGAAGTGCCGGCCACGGCCAAGTCGTTCGCGATCGCCGTGATCGATACCGACGTGCCCTCGAAGCCCGACGATGTGAACGTGGAAGGCCGTGAGGTTCGCCGCGACCTGCCGCGCGTGGAGTTCGTCCACTGGCTGATGGCGAACATTCCGCTGGAATGCCGTGAGCTGGCCGAAGGCGCCTGTGGCGAAGGCATCGTGCCGCGCGGCAAGAAGGCGCCGGTGGGTCCGCCCGGATCGGTGCAGGGTCTCAACGACTACACCGGCTGGTTCAAGGGCGACCGCGACATGGAAGGTCATTACCACGGGTACGACGGTCCGTGCCCGCCGTGGAACGACACCATTCCGCATCACTACCACTTCCACGTGTACGCGTTGGACGTGGACCACGTTCCACTGGAAAACGGGTTCTCACTGCAAGAGCTGCGCGACGTGATCGAGGGTCACGTGGTCGCTGAAGCGAAGATCACCGGCACCTATTCGTTGAACCCGAAGGTCAACGCGTGA
- a CDS encoding PQQ-dependent sugar dehydrogenase: MRSALAFSLALSAAPAFATPPPMASLTLPAGFHIAVWTDQVPDAREMALGTKNTVFVGSRDAGKVYAVSYAADGRVEKIRTVASGLQLPVGVAFHNGDLYVSAVNRIYVLRDLENHLDTPPKPELVTDKLHTETAHGWKFIAFGPDDKLYVPVGAPCNICDRGDEGFAQLWRMNPDGTGAETVAKGIRNTVGFDWRPSDKSLWFTDNGRDMLGDDLPSDELNHVTKTGEHFGYPYCHQGDTPDPEFGKGKDCKSFTPPVLKLGAHVAALGMRFYDGKQFPAAYRGAAIIAEHGSWNRTAKSGYRVMSVRFNGNKVASYEPLVEGFLKGEKVSGRPADVQPLPDGSLLISDDDNGAIYRVTYKN; this comes from the coding sequence ATGCGCAGCGCCCTTGCTTTCAGTCTCGCCTTGTCAGCGGCCCCCGCATTCGCCACTCCGCCGCCCATGGCATCGCTGACCTTGCCAGCGGGATTCCACATAGCGGTGTGGACGGACCAGGTGCCCGACGCACGCGAGATGGCGCTCGGCACGAAGAACACGGTGTTCGTCGGCTCGCGCGACGCGGGCAAGGTCTATGCGGTGAGCTACGCCGCCGATGGCCGCGTGGAAAAGATCCGCACCGTCGCCAGCGGCCTTCAACTGCCGGTCGGCGTGGCGTTCCACAACGGTGACCTCTACGTGTCGGCGGTCAATCGCATCTATGTGCTGCGCGATCTGGAAAACCACCTGGATACGCCGCCGAAACCCGAGCTGGTGACCGATAAGCTGCATACCGAGACCGCCCATGGCTGGAAGTTCATCGCGTTTGGCCCGGACGACAAGCTGTACGTTCCCGTCGGTGCGCCGTGCAACATCTGCGATCGCGGCGACGAGGGCTTTGCGCAGTTATGGCGCATGAATCCCGATGGCACAGGCGCGGAAACCGTCGCCAAGGGCATCCGCAATACCGTGGGCTTCGACTGGCGCCCGAGCGACAAGTCGCTCTGGTTTACCGACAACGGCCGCGACATGCTTGGCGACGACCTCCCCAGCGATGAACTGAATCACGTCACCAAGACAGGCGAACACTTCGGTTATCCGTATTGCCATCAAGGCGACACGCCCGATCCCGAGTTCGGCAAGGGCAAGGATTGCAAAAGCTTTACACCGCCCGTGTTGAAGTTGGGAGCGCACGTGGCCGCGCTCGGCATGCGCTTCTACGATGGGAAGCAGTTCCCTGCGGCCTATCGTGGTGCCGCCATCATCGCCGAGCACGGCTCCTGGAACCGTACGGCGAAGTCGGGTTACCGGGTGATGAGCGTGCGCTTCAACGGCAACAAGGTGGCCAGTTATGAACCGCTCGTCGAGGGTTTCCTCAAGGGCGAGAAGGTCTCGGGTCGTCCGGCCGACGTGCAGCCCCTGCCGGATGGCAGCCTGCTCATCAGTGACGACGACAACGGTGCCATCTATCGCGTGACCTACAAGAACTGA
- a CDS encoding YheT family hydrolase, with protein sequence MSLPTGADFRPPWPLRSGHIQTMLSSSGIRRQLLPRRARRVQEHAQEVLVDVGRGDRLSGRFTAQRTRSESRGLAILFHGWEGSVDSTYVLQTGSRLLEDGWDVFRLNFRDHGDSHGLNEALFHSCRIDEVVAALGEIARMFPARAIGVAGFSLGGNFALRAAMLAPKLGVPIDYVLAVCPIIDPAEGLFSLESDAPWFYQAYFMQKWRRSLRLKQQAFPQQTYFELEELRQNMRDLTRSLVLRHTDFDSLEAYLDGYSVAGDRLMDLHLPATILTSRDDPVIPVTAFDQLRLPPNVELDIAMYGGHCGFIRDFSMTSFTDDYIAARFDAIVR encoded by the coding sequence ATGAGCCTGCCGACGGGGGCCGATTTTCGTCCGCCATGGCCGCTGCGCAGCGGTCATATCCAGACCATGCTTTCGTCCAGCGGCATTCGCCGCCAGCTGCTGCCGCGCCGTGCGCGTCGGGTGCAGGAACATGCGCAGGAAGTGCTGGTGGATGTCGGGCGAGGCGATCGCCTCAGCGGCCGCTTCACGGCGCAGCGCACCCGCAGCGAGTCACGTGGTCTCGCCATCCTGTTCCACGGCTGGGAAGGCAGCGTCGATTCCACCTATGTCCTGCAGACCGGCAGTCGCCTGCTCGAGGACGGCTGGGACGTCTTTCGTCTGAACTTTCGCGATCACGGCGACAGCCACGGGCTGAACGAGGCGTTGTTCCATTCCTGCCGTATCGACGAGGTGGTGGCAGCGCTCGGCGAGATCGCACGGATGTTTCCCGCCAGGGCGATCGGCGTGGCGGGCTTCTCGCTCGGAGGCAACTTCGCCCTGCGTGCGGCGATGCTGGCGCCAAAGCTCGGCGTCCCCATCGACTACGTGCTGGCGGTGTGCCCGATCATCGATCCGGCCGAAGGCCTCTTTTCGCTGGAGAGTGATGCGCCCTGGTTCTACCAAGCGTACTTCATGCAGAAGTGGCGCCGTTCCTTGCGCCTGAAGCAGCAGGCTTTTCCGCAACAGACCTACTTCGAACTCGAAGAATTGCGTCAGAACATGCGTGACCTGACCCGCTCGCTGGTGCTGCGGCATACCGACTTCGATTCGCTGGAAGCCTATCTGGACGGCTATTCCGTCGCGGGCGACCGGCTGATGGACCTGCACCTGCCCGCCACCATCCTGACCTCGCGGGACGACCCCGTGATCCCCGTGACGGCCTTCGATCAGTTGCGCCTGCCACCGAACGTGGAACTGGACATCGCCATGTACGGCGGGCACTGCGGCTTCATCCGCGACTTCAGCATGACCAGCTTCACCGACGACTACATCGCCGCTCGTTTCGACGCTATCGTCCGCTGA
- a CDS encoding lysophospholipid acyltransferase family protein, which yields MEAATTNPTPRDRLRPLRYVWRIPLLLLHVLFGILVCAFILSWAGGVMKNGREPLAHRTIRMWSTLLLRVFGFRSRRFGKALPDPVLFVANHTSWLDIELLHSQRAACFVAKAEIARWPLVGWMAARGGTIFHRRGNNHSLASVMAAMVERLREGRSVAVFPEGGTGHDGVLRVFHARIFQAALDADVPVQPVALRFARNGRRVIDAGFRQGESFMGNFLRLLGEAPLDVEVHFLEPVPVSPDGRRRMAEASRERIAQALDTDSPA from the coding sequence ATGGAAGCCGCCACCACCAACCCGACCCCACGCGACCGCCTGCGTCCGCTGCGCTATGTGTGGCGGATACCCCTGCTTTTGCTCCACGTGCTGTTCGGCATTCTGGTCTGCGCGTTCATCCTGAGCTGGGCCGGTGGCGTGATGAAGAACGGCCGCGAGCCGCTCGCCCACCGCACTATTCGCATGTGGTCGACCCTGCTGTTGCGGGTCTTTGGCTTCCGCAGCCGCCGCTTTGGGAAGGCACTGCCCGACCCGGTGCTGTTCGTGGCGAACCACACCTCCTGGCTGGACATCGAACTCCTCCATTCGCAGCGTGCCGCGTGTTTCGTCGCCAAGGCGGAGATCGCACGCTGGCCGCTGGTGGGTTGGATGGCCGCGCGTGGCGGCACGATCTTTCACCGTCGCGGCAACAACCATTCGCTGGCCTCGGTAATGGCCGCCATGGTCGAGCGCCTGCGTGAGGGCCGCTCCGTGGCGGTGTTCCCCGAGGGCGGTACGGGTCATGACGGTGTTCTGCGCGTATTCCACGCCCGCATCTTCCAGGCGGCGCTCGATGCCGACGTGCCGGTGCAGCCCGTGGCGCTGCGCTTTGCGCGCAACGGTCGGCGTGTGATCGACGCCGGGTTCCGCCAGGGTGAGAGCTTCATGGGCAATTTCTTGCGCCTGCTCGGTGAGGCGCCGCTCGACGTCGAAGTGCATTTCCTCGAACCCGTGCCGGTCTCCCCGGACGGACGTCGCCGCATGGCGGAGGCTTCGCGCGAACGCATCGCGCAGGCCCTGGATACCGACTCCCCGGCATGA
- a CDS encoding Lrp/AsnC family transcriptional regulator, giving the protein MQAALDRTDLRILAALQTNGRASNAELAAEVNLSPSACLRRVQKLEADGVIAGYGARLEPRSIGLGLQAFVRVQLSRHEAEAIETFTERVAAWEEVVACHALTGDMDYLLQVYVADLDGFSRFLLDRLLNASGVADVNTSFVLRTVKASTALPLGNVRT; this is encoded by the coding sequence GTGCAAGCCGCCCTCGACCGCACAGACCTGCGCATTCTCGCCGCGCTCCAGACGAACGGCCGCGCCAGCAATGCCGAACTGGCGGCGGAGGTGAACCTCTCACCGTCCGCTTGCCTGCGGCGCGTGCAGAAGCTCGAAGCCGATGGGGTGATCGCAGGCTATGGGGCACGACTGGAACCGCGGTCGATCGGGCTGGGTCTGCAGGCCTTCGTTCGTGTGCAGCTCTCCCGGCACGAGGCCGAGGCCATCGAGACGTTCACCGAGCGGGTGGCGGCCTGGGAAGAGGTGGTGGCCTGCCATGCCCTGACCGGCGACATGGATTATCTGCTGCAGGTGTATGTCGCGGACCTCGACGGGTTCTCCCGTTTCCTGCTCGATCGCCTGCTCAATGCCTCCGGTGTGGCGGACGTCAACACCAGCTTCGTGCTGCGCACGGTCAAGGCATCGACAGCCTTGCCGCTGGGAAATGTCCGTACATGA
- the phhA gene encoding phenylalanine 4-monooxygenase yields MDTPRRVEHQQTDRGYVPVYATGTVEQPWASYSKTDHEVWDTLYRRQRELLPSYACQEFLDGVERFGLGDGGIPRFDDLNKVLGKATGWELVAVEGLLPDEVFFDHLANRRFPVSWWIRKPDQLDYLAEPDLFHDLFGHVPLLLNPVFADYMQAYGKGGMKAHAIGPEALMNLTRLYWYTVEFGLIRTERGLRIYGAGIVSSKGESIYSIDSAAPNRLGFDLERVMNTRYRIDTFQQTYFVIDNFEQLFDATGPDFTPIYAKLAQGEAVAAGDVLPTDTIYQRGTREGFVSGGDN; encoded by the coding sequence ATGGACACTCCCCGTCGCGTCGAACACCAGCAAACCGACCGCGGTTACGTGCCCGTCTATGCGACCGGCACTGTGGAACAGCCGTGGGCCAGCTATTCGAAGACGGACCACGAGGTGTGGGACACCCTGTATCGGCGCCAGCGGGAACTGCTGCCCTCGTACGCCTGTCAGGAATTCCTCGATGGCGTGGAGCGCTTCGGCCTCGGCGATGGTGGGATCCCGCGCTTCGATGATCTGAACAAGGTGCTGGGCAAGGCCACCGGTTGGGAGCTGGTGGCCGTGGAAGGGCTGCTTCCCGACGAGGTGTTCTTCGATCACCTCGCCAACCGCCGCTTTCCGGTCAGCTGGTGGATCCGCAAGCCCGACCAGCTCGACTACCTGGCCGAGCCCGATCTGTTCCACGACCTGTTCGGCCACGTGCCGCTCCTGCTCAACCCGGTCTTTGCCGATTACATGCAGGCATACGGCAAGGGTGGCATGAAGGCCCATGCGATCGGGCCCGAGGCGCTGATGAACCTCACGCGCCTGTACTGGTACACGGTGGAATTCGGCCTGATCCGCACGGAACGGGGCCTGCGTATCTACGGCGCCGGCATCGTGAGTTCCAAGGGCGAGTCCATCTACTCCATCGATTCCGCCGCCCCCAACCGTCTGGGTTTCGACCTGGAGCGGGTGATGAACACCCGGTACCGGATCGACACGTTCCAGCAGACCTACTTCGTGATCGACAACTTCGAGCAACTGTTCGACGCCACGGGGCCGGACTTCACGCCGATCTACGCGAAGCTCGCCCAGGGCGAGGCCGTCGCCGCGGGCGATGTGCTCCCGACGGACACGATTTACCAGCGGGGCACCCGGGAAGGCTTCGTTTCCGGCGGAGACAACTGA
- a CDS encoding SGNH/GDSL hydrolase family protein, producing MKKLTILLTLLVISFAAHAKGPDHSQWEHDIQAFEASDRSNPPPANAVLFIGSSSIRMWSTLAQDFPGYRVINRGFGGSDLDDSTAFADRIVTPYHPVAIVMYAGDNDLQNGDTPEQVRDDFAAFVAKVRQDQPQVPIAFISIKPSIARLALLPNIRKANQLIRTWSMTQKNVAFLDVAPAMLDAQGQPKPGLFREDGLHMNASGYALWVAQVGPWLAEHAAAAEVKREPNAPLR from the coding sequence ATGAAGAAGCTGACGATCCTCCTCACCTTGCTCGTTATTTCTTTCGCCGCGCACGCGAAAGGCCCTGACCACAGCCAGTGGGAACACGATATCCAGGCCTTCGAGGCCTCGGACCGCAGCAATCCGCCACCTGCCAACGCGGTGCTGTTCATCGGCAGCTCGTCGATTCGCATGTGGTCCACGCTTGCGCAGGATTTTCCCGGCTATCGCGTGATCAACCGCGGTTTCGGCGGCTCGGACCTGGACGACAGCACGGCGTTCGCCGACCGGATCGTGACGCCGTACCATCCCGTGGCGATCGTGATGTATGCCGGTGACAACGACCTGCAGAACGGCGACACGCCCGAACAGGTCCGCGACGACTTCGCCGCCTTCGTCGCCAAGGTTCGCCAGGACCAGCCCCAGGTACCGATCGCCTTCATCTCGATCAAGCCGAGCATTGCCCGGCTCGCCCTGCTACCGAACATCCGCAAGGCCAACCAGCTCATCCGCACCTGGTCGATGACACAGAAGAACGTTGCGTTCCTCGACGTCGCCCCGGCGATGCTCGATGCGCAGGGCCAACCCAAGCCCGGCCTGTTCCGCGAGGACGGGCTGCACATGAATGCGTCAGGCTATGCGTTGTGGGTGGCGCAGGTGGGTCCGTGGCTTGCCGAGCATGCGGCGGCGGCCGAAGTTAAACGGGAACCAAATGCTCCCCTGAGGTGA